The following are encoded together in the Bos javanicus breed banteng chromosome X, ARS-OSU_banteng_1.0, whole genome shotgun sequence genome:
- the MAGED1 gene encoding melanoma-associated antigen D1, with amino-acid sequence MSEKMDCGAGLLGFQAEASVEDSTLLMQTLMEAIQISEAPPTSQATAAASAPNASPQSSQPPAVSEMADTQALATATKPKTAFKVQNATTKGPNAAYDFSQAFNAKETPNILPTAHFKSQNAPAKGPNAAYDFSQAAPTGELTANKSDMAFKAQNTTTKVVPNAAYNFSQSLNASEMVNPQPKTAFKAWNDTTTAPTADPQTQNVNPAKMATSHTDIEADPSPGICESDGAAAQTSADGSQAQNLESRTIIRGKRTRKINNLNVEESSSGDQRRAPLAPGTWRSAPVPVTTQSPPGAPPNVLWQTPLAWQNPSGWQNQPTRQTPPARQSPPTRQTPPAWQNPVAWQNPVIWPNPVIWQNPVIWPNPIVWPGPVVWPNPLAWQNPPGWQTPPGWQTPPGWQGPPDWQGPPDWPLPPDWPLPPDWPLPADWPLPPDWIPTDWPVPPDWQNLRPSPNLRPSPNSRASQNLGASQPRDVALLQERANKLVKYLMLKDYTKVPIKRSEMLRDIIREYTDVYPEIIERACFVLEKKFGIQLKEIDKEEHLYILISTPESLAGILGTTKDTPKLGLLLVILGVIFMNGNRASEAVLWEALRKMGLRPGVRHPLLGDLRKLLTYEFVKQKYLDYRRVPNSNPPEYEFLWGLRSYHETSKMKVLRFIAEVQKRDPRDWTAQFMEAADEALDALDAAAAEAEARAEARTRMGIGDEAVSGPWSWDDIEFELLTWDEEGDFGDPWSRIPFTFWARYHQNARSRFPQTFAGPIIGPGGTASANFAANFGAIGFFWVE; translated from the exons ATGTCTGAGAAAATGGACTGTGGTGCGGGCCTCCTCGGCTTCCAG GCTGAGGCCTCTGTAGAAGACAGCACCTTGCTTATGCAGACCCTGATGGAGGCCATCCAGATCTCGGAGGCCCCGCCTACCAGCCAGGCCACAGCAGCTGCCAGTGCACCGAATGCTAGTCCTCAGAGTTCACAGCCCCCAGCAGTCAGTGAGATGGCTGATACGCAGGCTTTAGCAACTGCCACTAAGCCTAAGACAGCCTTTAAGGTCCAGAATGCCACCACAAAAGGTCCAAATGCTGCCTATGATTTCTCCCAGGCATTTAATGCCAAGGAGACTCCCAACATTCTGCCTACAGCACACTTTAAGTCCCAAAATGCCCCCGCAAAGGGCCCAAATGCTGCCTATGATTTTTCCCAGGCAGCTCCTACCGGTGAGTTAACTGCCAACAAGTCAGACATGGCCTTTAAGGCCCAGAATACCACTACTAAAGTGGTCCCAAATGCGGCCTACAATTTCTCTCAGTCTCTCAATGCCAGTGAGATGGTCAACCCTCAGCCCAAGACAGCCTTCAAGGCTTGGAATGACACCACTACGGCCCCAACTGCTGATCCCCAGACCCAGAATGTTAACCCAGCCAAGATGGCCACTTCCCACACTGACATAGAGGCTGACCCAAGCCCAGGTATCTGTGAATCTGATGGTGCAGCTGCACAGACATCAGCAGATGGTTCCCAGGCTCAGAATCTGGAGTCCAGGACTATAATTCGGGGCAAGAGGACCCGTAAG ATTAATAACTTGAACGTGGAAGAGAGTAGCAGTGGGGATCAGAGGCGGGCCCCACTGGCTCCAGGGACCTGGAGGTCTGCACCAGTTCCAGTTACCACTCAGAGCCCACCTGGCGCACCCCCCAATGTGCTCTGGCAGACCCCATTGGCCTGGCAGAATCCATCAGGCTGGCAAAATCAGCCAACCAGGCAGACCCCACCAGCACGTCAGAGCCCCCCAACTAGGCAGACCCCACCAGCCTGGCAAAACCCAGTTGCTTGGCAGAACCCAGTGATCTGGCCAAACCCAGTGATCTGGCAGAACCCCGTGATCTGGCCAAACCCCATTGTCTGGCCTGGTCCGGTTGTCTGGCCAAACCCACTGGCCTGGCAGAATCCACCTGGGTGGCAGACCCCACCTGGATGGCAGACTCCACCAGGCTGGCAAGGTCCTCCAGATTGGCAAGGCCCTCCCGATTGGCCACTACCCCCTGACTGGCCACTGCCACCCGACTGGCCGCTCCCCGCTGACTGGCCGCTCCCACCTGACTGGATCCCCACTGATTGGCCAGTTCCACCAGACTGGCAAAACCTGCGCCCCTCACCGAACCTGCGCCCCTCTCCTAATTCGCGTGCCTCACAGAACCTGGGTGCCTCACAGCCCCGAGATGTGGCCCTTCTTCAGGAAAGA GCTAATAAGCTAGTCAAGTACCTGATGCTTAAAGATTACACAAAGGTGCCCATCAAGCGCTCAG AAATGCTAAGGGATATCATCCGTGAATACACTGATGTGTATCCGGAAATCATTGAACGTGCATGCTTTGTCCTGGAGAAG AAATTTGGAATTCAACTGAAAGAAATTGACAAGGAAGAACACCTGTATATTCTCATCAGCACCCCTGAGTCCCTGGCTGGCATACTGGGAAC gACCAAAGACACACCAAAACTGGGTCTCCTTTTAGTGATTCTGGGTGTCATCTTCATGAATGGCAACCGTGCCAGTGAAG CTGTCCTCTGGGAGGCACTACGCAAGATGGGACTGCGTCCTGG ggTAAGACATCCCCTCCTTGGAGATCTGAGGAAGCTTCTCACTTACGAATTTGTAAAACAAAA GTACCTAGACTACAGACGAGTACCCAACAGCAACCCTCCTGAGTATGAGTTCCTCTGGGGCCTCCGATCCTACCATGAGACTAGCAAGATGAAAGTGCTACGATTCATTGCAGAG GTTCAGAAGAGAGACCCTCGTGACTGGACTGCACAGTTCATGGAGGCCGCAGATGAGGCCTTGGATGCTTTGGATGCTGCTGCAGCCGAGGCTGAGGCACGGGCTGAGGCGAGAACCCGCATGGGGATTGGAGATGAGGCCGTATCTGGGCCCTGGAGCTGGGATGACATTGAGTTTGAGCTGCTGACGTGGGATGAGGAAGGAGATTTTggagatccctggtccagaatcCCATTTACCTTCTGGGCCAGATACCACCAGAATGCTCGCTCCAGATTTCCTCAGACCTTTGCCGGCCCCATTATTGGCCCTGGTGGTACAGCCAGTGCCAACTTTGCTGCCAACTTTGGTGCCATCGGTTTCTTCTGGGTTGAGTGA